A genomic stretch from Leishmania infantum JPCM5 genome chromosome 23 includes:
- the SHERP gene encoding small hydrophilic endoplasmic reticulum-associated protein (sherp) translates to MNQETKDQMNNAAAETSDNAHNKIQELKDGVSNKAAEARDAVGSTVESIKDKISGGS, encoded by the coding sequence ATGAACCAGGAGACAAAGGACCAGATGAAcaacgccgcggcggagacgaGCGACAATGCGCACAACAAGATCCAGGAGCTGAAGGACGGTGTGAGCAATAAGGCTGCAGAGGCCCGTGATGCAGTGGGCAGCACGGTTGAGAGCATCAAGGACAAGATAAGCGGCGGCTCGTAA